Genomic segment of Cytobacillus suaedae:
TTTGTCGAATTCCTCATGTCTAGTTACAGCGCCTAGCCCCTCGAGGTCAAATAACCTGCGCTCTTAAAAGTCTAAGTTCGGACTTTTAAGGTCACAGAACATTTGCTTGTCGGGGCTGAACAAGGCGCTTTCGCTTTTCTACACTTGAATCATAATCGCGTCGCCTTGCCCACCACCTGAACAAATCGAGGCAATTCCGATTCCGCCACCTCTTCGTTTTAATTCGTGAATAAGTGTAATGATGATACGTGCTCCACTAGCACCGATTGGGTGTCCTAATGCAACTGCCCCACCATTTACGTTTACTTTTTCAGGGTCAAGTCCTGCAATTTTTCCACTAGCTAACGTTACTGCAGCAAATGCTTCGTTTACTTCAAACAAATCAATCTCATCGACTGTTTTACCTGTTTTCTTAAGAAGCTCATTAATGACTAAACCTGGTGTCTTTGGAAAATCCTTTGCTTCCACTGCAATGGCTGCATGGCCAAGGATTGTAGCTATAGGTTCTTTCCCTTCTTTCGCAGCACGCTCCTCACTCATTAAAACAAGGGCTGCTGCACCATCATTGATTCCAGGTGCATTTCCGGCTGTGATGGTTCCCTCAGGGCCGAAAACAGGTCCAAGCTTAGCAAGCTTTTCAACTGATGTATCTTTACGAGGAGCCTCATCTTGATCGACTACAGTGATATCGCCTTTACGTCCTATTAACTCAACAGCAACAATTTCTTCAGCTAGTTTACCAGCTTCGATTGCAGCAACCGCACGTTGATGGCTTGTATACGCCCACTCATCCTGTGCCTCACGTGTTAATTCAAGTTCTTCAGCTGTTCCGTTTCCATATGTGCCCATGTGAACACCGTTAAAGCTACAAGTCAATCCATCATGTACCATCAAGTCAACAACGTTGGCATCTCCCATACGAAGACCAAAGCGTGCTTTTGGTAAGATATAAGGTGCATTGCTCATCGATTCCATACCACCTGCAACAATTACTTCTTCATCACCTGCACGGATGATTTGATCTGCAAGTGTGACACTGCGAAGTCCAGATGCACATACCTTATTAATTGTTTCCGTTTGTACTTCCCACGGAATTCCAGCTTTACGCGCTGCCTGACGCGAAGGAATTTGTCCTTGTCCGCCTTGTAAAACAGTACCTAGAATCACTTCACCTACATTTGCAGGATCCACTCCTGCACGGTTAAGAGCCTCTTTTACTGCAATCCCACCTAAATCAGAAGCAGAAAGCGTGCTAAGAGCACCTCCTAATTTTCCAAACGGAGTACGCACACCACTTACAATCACTGTTTTCCCCATTAAAAAGCCTCCCTTATAAAAGTAATCGCTTTCACAAATGCGACTGAACGCTCGCTCGATTTATGTCTATAAAGAGAGGTGTACAATCTCTACATAATAAAGTTCGTACACCTCTTAGTCGCAAGTTCTACTAATCTATAATTCTATTTTACAGTAAAATTTGGAATATTTAAATTGAAATTGTAATTATGAATAGAAAATCTTCTCAAAACTTATGAAGCAATTTCTTTTGTTTCACCCACGACTGATTTTTCAAGAAGTTCAGCAATATCAAATGTGCCAACTTCTTCTTCTACTTCCTTCGCCTTCGTTCCATCACTTAACATCGTTAAGCAGTAAGGACAACCTGAGCTGATTACACTTGGTTGAATCGCAAGTGCCTGTTCAGTTCTTGCCACGTTGATACGACTTCCTGTGTCTTCTTCCATCCACATGAGTCCTCCACCTGCTCCACAACACATTCCTGTATCACGGTTACGTTCCATCTCGATTAACGTAACACCTGGAATTGCTTTTAAAATGTCACGAGGTTGGTCATACACTTCATTGTATCTACCTAAATAACAAGAATCATGATACGTAATTGTTTCTTTTACTTCATATTTAGGAATTAGTCTTCCTTCCTTCACTAGCTGAGCAAGAACCTCAGTGTGGTGGAAAACTTCAGCTTTTAAGCCGAAATCAGGATACTCATTTTTGAAGATGTTGTAAGCATGTGGATCAATCGTTACAATCTTCTTCACTTCATTTTTCTCAAACTCATCAATGTTTCCTGTAGCAAGCTCTTGGAATAAGAACTCATTTCCTAAACGACGAGGTGTATCTCCTGAGTTTTTCTCTTTGTTTCCTAAGATCGCAAACTTCACACCAGCTTCGTTTAATAACTTCGCAAATGATAATGCAATCTTTTGGCTACGGTTATCGAATGCACCCATTGATCCAACCCAGAATAGATATTCGAACTCTTCGCCAGCTTTTTTAAGCTCTTTTACAGTTGGAACCACTACATCCTCGCGAGCTTCACGCCAGTTTTCTTTTTCTTTACGGTTAAGTCCCCAAGGATTTCCTTGACGCTCGATGTTTGTCATTGCACGTTGAGCATCCGCATCCATTTTACCTTCAGTTAAAACTAAGTAACGACGTAGGTCGATAATTTTATCAACGTGCTCATTCATAACTGGACATTGGTCTTCACAGTTACGACAGGTCGTACAGGCCCAAATTTCTTCTTCTGTGATAACATCACCAATTAAGCTTGGATTGTAAGCCATTTCAAGTGTTACGGCTGTCTCTTCTGCACCTTGACCAGCAGAAGCCAATGCCAATTGGTTACCTTTTGTATTTGAAAATGCAACTGTTGGTACCCAAGGAGCTCTTGATGTAACAACTGCACCTTTTTCTGTTAAGTGGTCACGTAATTTTACAATTAAGTCCATCGGTGAAAGCATTTTTCCTGTTCCAGTTGCTGGACACATGTTTGTACAGCGTCCACACTCAACACAGGCATATAAATCGATTAATTGAGTTTGCTTGAAATCTTCAATTTTACCAACACCAAATGTTTCTTGTGTTTCATCCTCGAAATTAATTGCTTCAAGCTTACCAGGGTTTGATAAACGTCCAAAGAAAACGTTAACTGGTCCAGCAATTAAGTGAGCATGCTTGGATTGTGGCACATAAACTAAGAAAGTTAATAAGAACAATAAGTGAATCCACCAAGCAATGTAGAATACTACGATGGAAGCTGTTTCACCAATCCATGCTAAAATAAACGCAAATCCGGATGCAATAGGCTCGCTCCAAGTTAAGTCATGGTCATGCCATACAAGTCCCATACCATTTCCTAATAAAACAGAAAGCATTAGTCCACCAATGAAAAGTAAAACCAATCCTGATTTAAAACCTCTTTTTAAACGAACTAATTTTTCAACATAGCGACGGTGGAAAGCCCACACTACTGCAACTAAAATCATAAATGTTACGATTTCTTGGAAAAATGTAAACGCAGGATACAACGGCCCTAGTGGGAGATGTGCTCCTGGAACTAAACCTTTAATAATGAAATCAATTGCTCCAAATTGAACTAAGATGAAACCATAAAAGAACATGACGTGGATAATTCCACTCTTTTTGTCCTTTAAAAGCTTCTTCTGGCCGAATACGTTGACCCAGATTTTATCGAAGCGCTCTTTGAATTTACGATCAAATTCGATTTTTTTACCGAGCTTGATATATTCCGTTCTTGTCTTAATCAAATACGCAAATAAATAAACAGCGTAAGCGGTTACAGCCAAGAATGCAATGAAGTTAATAACTAATAATGTAGTACCCATGAAACTTTCCCCCTTCTGTAAATACTATAAAAATCATTTCGCTATTTGTCCAATTGCTTTTGAACATTTAAAAACAAAATAATATTCTGACTTTATCTCTATAACTCCATTATATAATGAATGAGCATTCAGTCAACACATTTATATTAAAAACAACCTTAATAAAATAATTTTGGAAGAATTCGTCTACACTAATAAAACCGAAAACGAAAGGAGTTACAATCATATGAATGTCATAGCTACTGTGTTCGCTGTATTAATGATTCTATTCTTGTGGCTCCGAATTGATTACAAGCTTGGCCGAAAAAATCATTTATCCATTGTTAATAAACGAGAATTTCCTACACGCAAAAGTAATATAAAGCTTTTTACAGAAGGAAACAGCCTGTTTACTGATTTATTTAATGAGATTGAAAATGCCAAAGAGCATATTCATATCTTGTTTTATATTGTAAAAGATGATGATATTAGTCGGGAGTTTCTTACTCGTTTAAAAAAGAAAGCGCAAGAAGGAGTAGAAGTACGATTACTCGTTGATTGGGTTGGAAATAAGATCTCTAAAGATATGAAAGGAAAGCTAAAAAAGAGTGGAGTTCAAGTATTTCAATGTCACATCCCCAAGTTTCCCTATTTGTTTTATTCCTTAAATGCT
This window contains:
- a CDS encoding acetyl-CoA C-acetyltransferase, whose product is MGKTVIVSGVRTPFGKLGGALSTLSASDLGGIAVKEALNRAGVDPANVGEVILGTVLQGGQGQIPSRQAARKAGIPWEVQTETINKVCASGLRSVTLADQIIRAGDEEVIVAGGMESMSNAPYILPKARFGLRMGDANVVDLMVHDGLTCSFNGVHMGTYGNGTAEELELTREAQDEWAYTSHQRAVAAIEAGKLAEEIVAVELIGRKGDITVVDQDEAPRKDTSVEKLAKLGPVFGPEGTITAGNAPGINDGAAALVLMSEERAAKEGKEPIATILGHAAIAVEAKDFPKTPGLVINELLKKTGKTVDEIDLFEVNEAFAAVTLASGKIAGLDPEKVNVNGGAVALGHPIGASGARIIITLIHELKRRGGGIGIASICSGGGQGDAIMIQV
- a CDS encoding (Fe-S)-binding protein, which encodes MGTTLLVINFIAFLAVTAYAVYLFAYLIKTRTEYIKLGKKIEFDRKFKERFDKIWVNVFGQKKLLKDKKSGIIHVMFFYGFILVQFGAIDFIIKGLVPGAHLPLGPLYPAFTFFQEIVTFMILVAVVWAFHRRYVEKLVRLKRGFKSGLVLLFIGGLMLSVLLGNGMGLVWHDHDLTWSEPIASGFAFILAWIGETASIVVFYIAWWIHLLFLLTFLVYVPQSKHAHLIAGPVNVFFGRLSNPGKLEAINFEDETQETFGVGKIEDFKQTQLIDLYACVECGRCTNMCPATGTGKMLSPMDLIVKLRDHLTEKGAVVTSRAPWVPTVAFSNTKGNQLALASAGQGAEETAVTLEMAYNPSLIGDVITEEEIWACTTCRNCEDQCPVMNEHVDKIIDLRRYLVLTEGKMDADAQRAMTNIERQGNPWGLNRKEKENWREAREDVVVPTVKELKKAGEEFEYLFWVGSMGAFDNRSQKIALSFAKLLNEAGVKFAILGNKEKNSGDTPRRLGNEFLFQELATGNIDEFEKNEVKKIVTIDPHAYNIFKNEYPDFGLKAEVFHHTEVLAQLVKEGRLIPKYEVKETITYHDSCYLGRYNEVYDQPRDILKAIPGVTLIEMERNRDTGMCCGAGGGLMWMEEDTGSRINVARTEQALAIQPSVISSGCPYCLTMLSDGTKAKEVEEEVGTFDIAELLEKSVVGETKEIAS